ACCTCGGGCCAGGTGAACTTCGACGGGGTCGAACTGACCAAACTGCCGCCGAACAAGATGCGCGCGATGCGTCGCCGGATGCAGATGATCTTCCAGGACCCGATGTCCAGCCTGGACCCCCGGCAGAACGTCGAATCAATCCTGGTGGAGGGCCTCCAGGCGCACGGCATCGGCGCCGACCGGAACGCTCGACGAGAGATCATCACCAAGACGCTGGACGCGGTCGGGCTGCCCAAGTGGGCGCTGTCCCGCTATCCGCACGAGTTCTCCGGCGGCCAGCGCCAGCGCATCGGCATCGCCCGCGCGCTGGTGCTCGGTCCCGACCTGATCGTGGCCGACGAGCCGGTCTCCGCCCTGGACGTCTCGATCCAGGCCCAGGTGGTCAACCTGCTCGACGAGCTACAGACCGAGCTCGGGCTGACCTACCTGGTGATCGCGCACGACCTGGCGGTGGTGCGGCACATCTCCGACACGATCGGCGTGATGTACCTGGGTGCGCTGGTGGAGGAGGCGCCCGGTGACCGGCTCTACCGGGAGCCGCTGCATCCGTACACCCGGGCGTTGATGTCCGCCGTACCGGTGCCGGACCCCGAGGTCGAGGACCGGCGGGAACGGATCCTGCTCGCCGGTGACCTGCCCTCCCCGGCCAACCCGCCGACCGGCTGCCGGTTCCACACCCGGTGCCCCTGGGCGCAGCCGACCCGGTGCGCCGAGGAGCGGCCGGTGCTGCGTCAGATCGGCGAGAGCCGGGTCGCCTGCCACTGGGCCGAGCCGATCGCCAGCGGCGAACTGCGCCCGCACAAGGTGACGGCGCAGATCACCCGGCCTGAGGACGAGGGCGAGACGCCCGGGGTGGTCTCCGCGCCGACCGAACCCGGCTCGTTCGTCTGAGGGCTCCTGCTCCGTAACGGCGGCCGGGTCGCCCGGCGGGTCACCACCCGCCGGGCAACCTGCCGTCGGACTCGTGAGGACTCCGAGGGCGGCGACTGTTCGACGCTATTCCTGGCCGAGCTGCCGAACCGCGGCGTCCAGGGCGGCGACGAGCCGTTCGTCCAACGGCTTCAGCCGGGCTGCCGGCGGGTTGCCCGCATGGCCGTATGTAAAGAGTACGTGTACGCGGTTATGACCGACTATGGCCGAGATATCGTGCGCGGTGGTCACGATCATCGTGTGTTCACCTCGGATCGTCAGGGTGATGTGGCTTCCGAGCACCGGAAAGGGAAACGGCCCTACCGGATGCTCGCCGAGCCGGAAGTGACCCCTGCCGTCGGCGCTGTCGGCATTCTTCTCGGACCAGTACGCGCACCGGGCGAACTCCGCACGTGCCGCCGCGAACACCTTCGCGGGGTCGAGCACCTCCGGATAGGAGTCGACCCTGATCATCATGTCGGCCCCGACCGGTGGGTGTTTCGCCTCGGCGGCCGCATACGTGATCTCCGCTCTGGCCGCCGGACCGGGTCCACCGTCCTCGTCCGGCGCCGTGCAACGGTCCGCCGGGTGCGGCTTGTCCGGCTGGTCCGGCTTGGCGGGCTGCCTGGTCCAGCCGGGCAGCGCCGGTCCGATCGCCGCGGCCACCGTCGCTACCTCGTCCTGGCCGAGCTGACGTCCGGCGTGACCGCCGGGTGGTGGCGGCGGCGTACGCGGCGGCGGCGTGGGCGGAAAGGCGCTAATCACCGTCGTGAGGTCGTCGGGGCGGCCAGTGAGCGTGTCGGTGGCGCCGACCAGGACCGCGACACATATCGGCACCGTCAGCAGTGCCGCGACCACCTGCCGTCCCAGGGCGGATGCGGGCCGTCGACGACGCCGGAGAAGCGGGCTGATCAGCATCGCCAGCGGAGTGAGGAGGACGCTCAGGATCAGCAGGAACAGCAGCGATGTGGCGGTGTATCTGTCGGCAAGCCAGGGATGGTGTGCGGGACGCCAACCGCCCTGCACCACGACTTCCAGTCCGAACTGGACGAACGCGCCGGCCAGGGTGGTGAGGGCGGCGGCGGTGAACGCCCGGGCGAGCGTTCCGAGCGGGCGGGGTCCCGGCGCGGTCCGGCCCGCCGCGCGGTGGAGCAGCACGAACAGGACGACCCAGCCGGCGAAGGCGAACACCCAGATGCGTTGCCACACCAGGTACACCTCGGTGGATCTCGGTCGATCGTGCGGTAGCCGGAGGGCGGTGGCCAGCATGCCGCTGACGACCGCGATCACGACCATCGTCAGCGCAAGGCGGGGAATTGGATCGTGTCGGAGCGCCGTCCGGGCCCGGGCCAACAGCCGGCGCGGCGACGGCCCGGACAGCGCCGACATCACGGCCAGCAGCGCGATCAGCCCGAAGATCAATCCGGCGTCCCACTCGGACAGACCGCCGATGTACTGCACCGTCGCCCGTAGGAAGGCCGGAGGAGTGTTGCCGGCAGCGAAGAACAGCTTGATGGCGCCGGACAGCACCACCGCAGCCATCAGAGCACCGGCAACGGTCGTCAGCGCCACCGCGGATCGACGGGTGACGTCGACGTCC
The nucleotide sequence above comes from Plantactinospora soyae. Encoded proteins:
- a CDS encoding ABC transporter ATP-binding protein; this encodes MTDGNVSAPSERGENLVEVRDLKVHFPISRGVIFDRVVGHVKAVDGVDLSIPRGKTYGLVGESGCGKSTLGRALLQLTPPTSGQVNFDGVELTKLPPNKMRAMRRRMQMIFQDPMSSLDPRQNVESILVEGLQAHGIGADRNARREIITKTLDAVGLPKWALSRYPHEFSGGQRQRIGIARALVLGPDLIVADEPVSALDVSIQAQVVNLLDELQTELGLTYLVIAHDLAVVRHISDTIGVMYLGALVEEAPGDRLYREPLHPYTRALMSAVPVPDPEVEDRRERILLAGDLPSPANPPTGCRFHTRCPWAQPTRCAEERPVLRQIGESRVACHWAEPIASGELRPHKVTAQITRPEDEGETPGVVSAPTEPGSFV
- a CDS encoding M48 family metalloprotease, with the translated sequence MTYDLVDMDRIDTCMFNAGWFGVESGRSPESLEAAFPASLAECIKPAALPWTVTMLAGAAGTLAVTALAIVLDGLWVRWRLRREGPASEATLEAARRRFAQLCAEHGPTRRPPDLWISRPGSRYTEAFTTGVPLRRPLVVVPVGLVVGGMARFDPVVHHELAHVRSRDVARASAAWWSGWISVLVMVAAVAPYAGSADSSLFSPVLKLLVPGGLAVLLLVFRAHLLRIREHAADRLAAARLDRPERLAEVLAGRRATATPHATPRIVNRVFGCHPTPAQRILLLGTGRRVDEGGFLPSLVTVLLVLLLVQPVNQMVHNSTGWRGAGDVPVYPLAGCLIAALLLPMWVHRADAARRRGVPAGWFGPVLGVGLGATAGVCLPIPGTTASSGINALSGAWIGGLLIFAVFCAMAWLMLQLAQDVDVTRRSAVALTTVAGALMAAVVLSGAIKLFFAAGNTPPAFLRATVQYIGGLSEWDAGLIFGLIALLAVMSALSGPSPRRLLARARTALRHDPIPRLALTMVVIAVVSGMLATALRLPHDRPRSTEVYLVWQRIWVFAFAGWVVLFVLLHRAAGRTAPGPRPLGTLARAFTAAALTTLAGAFVQFGLEVVVQGGWRPAHHPWLADRYTATSLLFLLILSVLLTPLAMLISPLLRRRRRPASALGRQVVAALLTVPICVAVLVGATDTLTGRPDDLTTVISAFPPTPPPRTPPPPPGGHAGRQLGQDEVATVAAAIGPALPGWTRQPAKPDQPDKPHPADRCTAPDEDGGPGPAARAEITYAAAEAKHPPVGADMMIRVDSYPEVLDPAKVFAAARAEFARCAYWSEKNADSADGRGHFRLGEHPVGPFPFPVLGSHITLTIRGEHTMIVTTAHDISAIVGHNRVHVLFTYGHAGNPPAARLKPLDERLVAALDAAVRQLGQE